A genomic stretch from Mycobacterium malmoense includes:
- a CDS encoding UDP-glucose dehydrogenase family protein, with translation MRISVLGTGYLGAVHAASMARLGHEVVAFDTDADKIAALSTGRPPFYEPGLVELLLAEVSSGRLRFTSLPEEAISGATVHFICVGTPQSAGSSAADLQYVDSAFRLVAEYANLPSLIVGKSTVPVGTAQRLADQFTRLNEPNWLEVAWNPEFLREGRAVYDTLHPDRLVFGVASETAEKVLLEVYATLIDAGIPYLTMDFATSELVKVAANSFLATKISFINAMAEVCEFSNADVVVLSRALSYDERIGGKFLHAGLGFGGGCLPKDIRAFSARAGELGAADALTFLREVDKINVRRRAKAVSAAGTLLGGDFLDKRIAVLGAAFKPNSDDVRDSPALNVAASMHLRGADVRVHDPKAITNARAKFPTLTYCENLEDACRGVDLVVLATEWDEYRMIDPLVLRAYVRMPRLLDTRNVIDLDNWRNAGWMVHAFGRGAPSSNGTTISKGQ, from the coding sequence ATGCGGATCAGTGTGCTGGGCACCGGTTACCTGGGCGCGGTGCACGCCGCCAGTATGGCCCGACTCGGGCACGAGGTAGTCGCCTTTGACACCGATGCCGACAAAATCGCTGCGTTGTCGACGGGGAGGCCGCCGTTCTACGAACCGGGTCTCGTCGAACTCTTGTTGGCCGAGGTCAGCTCAGGCAGACTCCGGTTCACCTCACTGCCGGAGGAAGCGATTTCGGGCGCAACGGTGCACTTCATTTGTGTCGGTACGCCACAGTCGGCCGGTTCGAGTGCCGCGGATCTGCAGTACGTCGACAGTGCTTTCCGACTGGTTGCCGAATATGCGAACCTGCCGAGTCTGATCGTCGGTAAATCGACGGTGCCGGTGGGTACTGCGCAACGGTTGGCGGATCAGTTCACGCGGCTCAACGAGCCGAATTGGCTTGAGGTGGCTTGGAATCCGGAATTCCTCCGGGAAGGCAGAGCCGTATACGACACTTTGCATCCTGATCGTTTGGTATTCGGAGTGGCCTCCGAAACGGCCGAGAAAGTGCTGCTGGAGGTTTATGCGACCTTGATCGATGCCGGCATTCCGTATCTTACAATGGATTTCGCAACATCGGAGTTGGTCAAGGTCGCAGCCAACTCGTTCCTGGCTACTAAGATCTCGTTCATCAATGCGATGGCCGAGGTATGCGAATTCAGCAATGCTGACGTGGTCGTGCTCAGTAGGGCACTATCTTACGACGAGCGTATCGGTGGTAAATTTCTGCACGCGGGCTTAGGTTTTGGTGGCGGATGTCTACCGAAGGACATTCGCGCATTTAGCGCCCGGGCCGGCGAACTGGGTGCCGCCGATGCTCTCACGTTCTTGCGCGAGGTCGACAAGATCAATGTGCGGCGGCGGGCAAAGGCAGTGTCCGCGGCTGGCACGTTGCTCGGAGGCGATTTTCTAGACAAACGAATTGCGGTGTTGGGGGCCGCTTTCAAACCCAATAGTGACGATGTTCGTGACTCACCGGCATTGAATGTCGCTGCGTCGATGCATCTTCGGGGTGCCGACGTACGGGTGCACGACCCGAAGGCGATCACCAACGCTCGGGCGAAGTTTCCGACCTTGACCTACTGCGAAAACCTCGAAGATGCCTGCCGAGGTGTTGACCTGGTAGTACTGGCCACTGAGTGGGACGAGTACCGCATGATCGACCCGCTGGTGTTGCGGGCCTATGTGCGAATGCCTCGGCTACTCGACACCCGTAACGTGATCGATCTGGACAATTGGCGGAACGCCGGATGGATGGTCCATGCTTTTGGTCGAGGCGCGCCCTCCTCCAACGGAACAACAATTAGCAAGGGGCAGTAA